A single Streptococcus thermophilus DNA region contains:
- a CDS encoding LytR/AlgR family response regulator transcription factor: MKIYLLEDNSIQMGRLEDAVAHELMTFGKDLSCVQSFDKPDQLLSAITSNTSDQIFFLDIEIKGEDKKGLDIAKIIRQNNPYAIIAFVTTHIEFMPQAFGVTAYKYINKTLDEASFRKEIGETIAQVFPINATTTDEFFLYKTESQLINLPMDQILYLSTSDIKHHVHLQTIHTLMDIRANLADFKKIHKKLYPCHRSYIVNTDMIISVNLTNYEATLINGQVLPVSRMKIGKIAQIVEERGRGC, encoded by the coding sequence TTGAAGATTTACCTATTAGAAGATAATTCTATTCAGATGGGTCGCTTGGAAGATGCTGTAGCACATGAACTTATGACCTTCGGAAAAGATCTATCTTGTGTCCAGTCTTTTGACAAACCTGACCAGTTGTTATCAGCTATCACTTCTAATACAAGCGATCAGATTTTCTTTCTTGATATTGAAATTAAAGGTGAAGATAAGAAGGGACTTGATATTGCTAAAATCATACGTCAAAATAACCCTTATGCTATCATTGCCTTTGTCACTACACATATAGAGTTCATGCCTCAAGCTTTTGGCGTTACAGCCTATAAATACATCAATAAAACCTTAGATGAAGCTAGCTTTAGAAAAGAAATAGGGGAAACCATTGCTCAAGTCTTCCCTATTAACGCAACTACCACGGATGAGTTTTTTCTCTACAAAACAGAGTCTCAATTAATAAACCTTCCTATGGATCAAATTCTATACCTATCCACATCAGATATCAAACACCATGTTCACCTCCAGACTATCCATACCCTCATGGATATCCGAGCAAATCTGGCAGACTTTAAAAAGATACACAAAAAGCTCTACCCATGCCATCGGTCCTATATCGTCAATACAGATATGATTATCTCTGTCAACTTGACCAATTATGAAGCTACCTTAATTAATGGTCAAGTCCTACCAGTATCCCGTATGAAGATAGGAAAGATTGCACAGATTGTTGAGGAAAGAGGCAGAGGATGTTAA
- a CDS encoding Blp family class II bacteriocin, with amino-acid sequence MATQTIENFNTLDLETLASVEGGLSCDEGMLAVGGLGAVGGPWGAVGGVLVGAALYCF; translated from the coding sequence ATGGCAACTCAAACAATTGAAAACTTTAACACCCTTGACCTCGAAACACTTGCTAGTGTTGAGGGTGGGTTGTCCTGTGATGAGGGGATGCTGGCAGTAGGAGGACTTGGTGCAGTAGGTGGCCCGTGGGGAGCTGTCGGTGGGGTGTTAGTAGGTGCAGCCTTATACTGTTTCTAA
- a CDS encoding Xaa-Pro dipeptidyl-peptidase: MKFNQFSYIPVSPETAYQELRSLGFEVSLDASAKANFESFVRKYFLFFEDTDLALKNWIADPETDLLSFFQSDRPLTAEVFGLVALQLLGFVPNVDFTDSVAFLEKMAFPIAFDGSLNNLHQLLATRTQSGNTLIDQLVAQDLIPISNDYVFFNGKSLATFDTNQLHREVVYVETPVDTDKDGLLDLVKVTILRPNVDFPVPAMMTASPYQQGTNEPSSDKLTHKMEGDLLVKPAGKISLSRPEIKAPEADLTPINPVTKAEERFAHTDTYTLNDYMLARGVASIYVSGVGTFNSEGFMTSGDYQQILAYKAVIDWLNGRARAFTSRSRQHTITADWASGKVTTTGLSYLGTMSNALATTGVDGLEMVIAEAGISSWYDYYRENGLLVSPGGYPGEDLDTLTEFTYSRALLAGEYLRHQKDYEAYLNELSTAIDRKHGDYNQFWHDRNYVQFADRVKATVVFTHGSQDWNVKPINVYQMFRALPKSLEKHLFFHNGAHVYMNAWQSIDFRESMNALICQKLLGLDNGYTLPTVIWQNNQSEQTWEVLDNFGHDNGKHIQLGKAEASIANHYEEEIFAKYSKAYQSFKDDLFMDKANAITLDFELDQDIQINGRVHLELRVKSSTNRGLISAQVLEMGDKKYLAPIPELKRMNVDNGRLFKEEALRELPFKQAKYRVITKGHLNLQNRKDLLSIENVTPNEWMTIGLDLQPTIYKLNKGDKLRLVLYTTDFEHTIRDNSDYEVTVDLSQSKMTLPY, encoded by the coding sequence ATGAAATTTAACCAGTTCAGTTACATCCCTGTTAGTCCTGAAACGGCTTATCAGGAACTCCGTTCTTTGGGCTTTGAAGTCTCTCTAGATGCTAGTGCCAAAGCCAATTTTGAATCCTTTGTTCGCAAGTACTTCCTTTTCTTTGAAGATACTGATTTGGCTTTGAAAAATTGGATTGCCGATCCAGAGACAGACCTCCTGTCCTTTTTCCAATCAGACCGTCCTTTGACTGCTGAAGTCTTTGGCTTAGTAGCCCTTCAACTGCTAGGATTTGTCCCTAATGTGGACTTTACCGACAGTGTTGCTTTTCTTGAGAAAATGGCCTTCCCAATTGCTTTTGATGGTAGCCTTAATAACCTTCACCAGTTGTTAGCGACACGCACACAATCTGGCAATACCTTAATTGATCAGTTAGTAGCCCAAGATTTAATCCCAATAAGTAATGACTACGTCTTCTTTAATGGTAAGAGCTTGGCAACATTTGACACTAATCAGCTTCACCGTGAAGTGGTTTATGTCGAAACACCTGTAGATACTGACAAAGATGGGCTGTTAGACCTAGTCAAGGTGACTATCTTACGTCCTAATGTTGACTTCCCAGTTCCAGCCATGATGACCGCAAGCCCTTATCAACAAGGGACTAATGAACCTTCCTCTGATAAACTGACCCACAAGATGGAGGGAGACTTGCTCGTCAAACCAGCTGGTAAGATTTCTCTTAGCCGTCCAGAAATTAAAGCACCAGAGGCAGACCTTACGCCTATCAACCCTGTCACAAAGGCTGAGGAGCGTTTTGCTCACACTGATACCTATACACTTAACGATTACATGTTGGCTCGTGGTGTGGCTTCTATCTATGTATCTGGTGTCGGTACTTTCAACTCGGAAGGTTTCATGACCTCTGGAGACTATCAACAAATTTTGGCCTATAAAGCTGTCATTGACTGGCTCAATGGTCGTGCACGCGCCTTTACTAGTCGTAGCAGACAGCATACAATCACTGCTGATTGGGCTTCTGGTAAGGTGACTACTACTGGACTTTCATATTTGGGTACTATGTCCAACGCCCTTGCTACAACTGGTGTTGACGGTTTGGAGATGGTTATTGCTGAAGCGGGTATTTCTTCTTGGTACGACTATTATCGTGAAAATGGACTCCTCGTTAGTCCTGGAGGGTACCCTGGTGAGGATCTCGATACCTTGACTGAATTCACCTATTCTCGTGCCCTATTAGCTGGAGAATACCTACGCCACCAAAAAGACTACGAGGCCTACCTCAATGAGCTAAGCACAGCTATTGATCGTAAGCATGGGGATTATAACCAGTTCTGGCATGACCGCAACTATGTGCAATTCGCAGACCGTGTCAAAGCTACTGTAGTCTTTACACACGGTAGCCAGGATTGGAATGTCAAACCAATTAATGTCTATCAAATGTTCAGAGCCCTTCCTAAATCTCTCGAAAAACACCTCTTCTTCCATAATGGTGCCCACGTTTACATGAATGCCTGGCAGTCTATTGACTTCCGAGAAAGCATGAACGCCTTAATTTGTCAGAAACTCCTTGGTTTAGATAATGGTTACACACTGCCTACAGTCATCTGGCAAAACAACCAGTCTGAACAGACCTGGGAAGTTCTCGATAACTTTGGTCATGATAATGGTAAACACATTCAGCTTGGTAAGGCAGAAGCTAGTATCGCTAACCATTACGAAGAGGAAATCTTTGCTAAGTACAGTAAGGCTTATCAAAGCTTTAAGGATGACCTCTTTATGGATAAAGCCAATGCCATCACTCTAGACTTTGAACTGGACCAAGACATCCAAATCAATGGTCGTGTCCACCTAGAGCTCAGGGTCAAGTCTAGCACAAACCGTGGTCTCATTTCGGCCCAAGTTCTGGAAATGGGAGATAAAAAATACCTAGCTCCAATACCTGAATTAAAACGCATGAATGTAGACAACGGCCGTCTCTTCAAGGAGGAAGCCTTACGTGAATTGCCATTCAAGCAGGCAAAATACCGTGTCATTACCAAAGGACACCTTAACCTGCAAAATCGCAAAGATCTCCTTAGCATTGAGAATGTCACTCCAAATGAATGGATGACTATCGGTTTGGACTTACAACCAACCATCTACAAACTCAACAAGGGCGACAAACTCCGACTCGTTCTCTATACCACAGACTTTGAGCACACTATTCGTGACAATAGTGACTATGAAGTGACTGTGGACCTAAGCCAAAGTAAGATGACATTGCCTTATTAA
- a CDS encoding Blp family class II bacteriocin, whose product MATQTIENFNTLDLETLASVEGGRVNWERWGVCGASVAVGASEGFSAAAGGTAFFIGPYAIGTGAVGAAIGGGVALLGC is encoded by the coding sequence ATGGCAACTCAAACAATTGAAAACTTTAACACCCTCGACCTTGAAACACTTGCTAGTGTTGAAGGAGGACGAGTCAATTGGGAACGATGGGGAGTGTGTGGGGCCTCTGTCGCCGTAGGTGCTTCAGAAGGATTCTCTGCAGCTGCAGGTGGAACGGCTTTCTTCATTGGACCGTATGCAATTGGAACTGGTGCAGTAGGTGCAGCTATTGGAGGTGGAGTAGCCTTACTTGGCTGTTAA
- a CDS encoding ATP-binding protein, whose translation MYLENTTHSSTLELRKLCVVISLVLFFIMIVFLDRNIREMIQGQLDFQKNLQLENLYTYNKHIEGLYNSVRSFRHDYSNLLVTLRLGIDKDDMDIVKEAYDSVLQESDKRLNTRNFDLARLVNIQDNTLKSLLSAKVLQAEEEGIEAQISIPEPIHLIGMETLDFIIVTSIFLDNAIEGAIQTQNPKITISFWEDHCSQLLSISNTISEEKTETKTIFERGVSNKGRERGIGLANVTEILDNYINVNLETQSNNFSFTQQLTITKKA comes from the coding sequence ATGTATCTTGAAAACACTACTCATTCTTCAACTTTGGAGCTTCGAAAACTCTGTGTTGTTATTTCACTTGTCCTCTTCTTCATTATGATTGTCTTTTTAGACAGAAACATTCGTGAAATGATTCAAGGACAATTGGACTTCCAAAAAAATCTCCAGCTAGAAAATCTCTACACCTACAATAAACATATTGAAGGTCTCTACAATTCTGTTCGTAGTTTTAGACACGATTATAGTAATCTCTTAGTCACATTACGATTGGGGATAGATAAAGACGATATGGATATTGTCAAAGAAGCCTATGATAGTGTGCTTCAAGAATCCGATAAACGATTAAATACAAGAAACTTTGACTTAGCTAGACTCGTTAATATTCAGGATAACACTTTGAAAAGCCTTCTGTCCGCAAAAGTTCTACAAGCAGAAGAAGAAGGCATTGAAGCTCAGATTAGCATCCCAGAACCCATCCACTTGATTGGGATGGAGACTCTGGACTTCATTATCGTCACTTCTATTTTTTTAGATAACGCTATTGAAGGTGCCATTCAAACTCAAAACCCTAAAATTACTATTAGCTTTTGGGAAGATCATTGTTCACAGCTATTATCTATTAGCAATACCATAAGTGAAGAAAAAACAGAAACCAAAACCATATTTGAAAGAGGTGTCTCCAACAAGGGACGAGAGCGAGGCATTGGCCTTGCTAATGTCACAGAAATCTTAGATAACTATATCAATGTAAACTTAGAAACACAGAGTAACAATTTCTCATTCACACAACAATTAACAATAACTAAAAAGGCCTAA
- a CDS encoding bacteriocin secretion accessory protein, which yields MNPQLFKSTEFYHRRYHNMSTVLITPLILLVIFLFLFAFFAKKEVTVTSRGSIEPTKVIAVIQSTSDNTIIDNQLVANKVVKKGDTLVQYSETMEASQKEGLQKQLELLKRQESGLKTLQSSLTQGTNLFQEQEDEFGYQSTFNTYLSQAQDIDLGVAKTNTEVNNQAAIASNTGSAIDNQISQLQTQVSEYEALSQAITNHETTLPEGNPHQATLNAYNSQYATTPDASVTDQYLSQVNTNISSLNASIGNLEIQKAGTGTVVTYDNSDSTKKEALKNQFLQNAGQQLSSVETQINDTESKINQADVLLTNTLIQSPEDGILHLSQADKKATMAATGTELAQLYPDMTQTQEVAITYYVNSDYVPKLQKGQSVRLTLDKVGNHGTTIIGKLESIDNSATETERGNVFRVTARASISEKEAQNLRYGLEGRVTSVIDQKTYFNYFKDKLLNLQDQ from the coding sequence ATGAATCCACAGTTGTTTAAAAGCACAGAGTTTTACCATCGTCGCTACCACAATATGTCTACTGTTTTGATTACTCCCTTGATTTTGTTAGTTATTTTCCTTTTTCTTTTCGCTTTTTTTGCTAAGAAGGAAGTTACAGTCACGTCTAGAGGAAGTATAGAGCCAACCAAGGTTATCGCAGTAATCCAATCAACCAGTGACAATACCATCATAGATAATCAACTGGTTGCTAATAAGGTTGTTAAAAAAGGGGACACCTTAGTTCAGTATTCAGAGACCATGGAGGCATCGCAAAAAGAGGGGCTTCAAAAGCAACTAGAACTTTTAAAAAGACAGGAATCAGGTTTGAAGACCTTGCAATCTAGCCTAACGCAGGGAACCAATCTTTTCCAAGAACAGGAAGACGAGTTTGGTTATCAGAGTACTTTTAACACCTACCTAAGTCAGGCACAGGATATTGACTTGGGTGTGGCTAAAACAAATACAGAGGTTAATAACCAAGCAGCAATTGCGAGTAATACCGGTTCTGCTATTGATAACCAGATTAGTCAATTGCAGACTCAGGTCTCAGAGTATGAGGCGCTCTCTCAAGCTATTACCAATCATGAAACGACTTTACCTGAAGGCAATCCTCATCAGGCAACCTTAAATGCCTATAACAGTCAGTATGCTACGACACCGGATGCCAGTGTAACAGACCAATACCTATCTCAAGTTAATACCAATATTTCGAGCTTGAATGCTTCCATAGGTAATCTAGAAATCCAAAAGGCTGGGACAGGCACAGTTGTAACTTATGACAATAGTGATAGCACTAAAAAAGAAGCTCTAAAAAATCAATTCTTGCAAAATGCAGGACAGCAATTGAGCTCAGTGGAAACACAAATTAACGATACCGAGAGTAAAATCAATCAGGCAGATGTCCTTCTGACTAATACCCTCATCCAGTCACCAGAAGATGGAATCTTACACTTGAGTCAAGCTGATAAAAAAGCAACCATGGCTGCGACAGGAACTGAGTTGGCCCAGCTTTATCCCGATATGACTCAAACCCAGGAAGTTGCCATTACTTATTATGTGAATTCGGATTATGTGCCAAAACTGCAAAAAGGCCAGTCAGTTCGACTGACCTTGGATAAGGTTGGTAATCACGGTACCACAATTATTGGAAAACTTGAGAGTATTGATAATTCTGCCACGGAAACAGAAAGGGGGAATGTGTTTAGAGTAACTGCTAGGGCAAGTATTTCAGAAAAAGAAGCCCAAAATCTACGTTACGGTCTAGAAGGTCGTGTGACAAGCGTTATTGACCAAAAGACCTACTTCAATTACTTTAAAGACAAGTTACTAAACTTGCAAGACCAATAG
- a CDS encoding bacteriocin secretion protein, with translation MSKNLRALTAIILSQLLIECMGFFLGIPLSKILVLTVLSSIAEVLMHLVLGKKSKVTLSDKEIWHQYFLFVKKTLWLSILFVGIFLFYTLTKSDSFMLYFYWHIFVLFHCLGYIICLNNIKMNRKN, from the coding sequence ATGTCAAAAAATCTACGTGCCCTTACGGCCATTATTTTGTCCCAATTGCTTATTGAGTGTATGGGATTCTTTTTAGGAATTCCTCTTAGTAAGATTCTGGTTTTAACAGTACTTAGCAGTATAGCAGAGGTTCTGATGCATCTTGTCCTAGGCAAAAAATCTAAAGTCACTTTGAGTGATAAAGAGATATGGCATCAATACTTTTTATTCGTTAAGAAGACACTCTGGCTTTCCATTTTGTTTGTTGGAATTTTTCTTTTTTATACGTTGACTAAATCTGACAGCTTTATGCTTTATTTTTACTGGCATATCTTTGTGTTGTTCCACTGTCTTGGCTATATCATTTGTTTAAATAACATCAAAATGAATCGTAAAAATTGA
- a CDS encoding bacteriocin class II family protein, whose translation MATQTIENFNTLDLETLASVEGGGCSWGGFAKQGVATGVGNGLRLGIKTRTWQGAVAGAAGGAIVGGVGYGATCWW comes from the coding sequence ATGGCAACTCAAACAATTGAAAACTTTAACACCCTTGACCTCGAAACACTTGCTAGTGTTGAAGGTGGTGGATGTAGCTGGGGAGGTTTTGCTAAACAAGGAGTAGCTACAGGAGTTGGTAATGGTTTACGACTAGGTATCAAAACACGTACTTGGCAAGGTGCTGTCGCAGGAGCAGCTGGAGGTGCTATCGTAGGTGGTGTTGGTTATGGAGCAACATGCTGGTGGTGA
- the gla gene encoding aquaglyceroporin Gla translates to MNDFLKEAFTSEWLLKYLTELFATAFLVALGNGAVANVELTGTKGNKSGWIVIAFGYGFGVMMPALMFGDVSGNHINPAFTLGLAASGLFSWVGVPGYLIAQLLGAFLGQAIVVWVHQPYYAQTENPNNILGTFSTISAVDDHDDTPENRNRACANGFVNEFAGSFLLFFGALALTNNYFGHKLAQQAVAAGYTKEMVDGQFHGSLETAHIGVGFLVAALVLSFGGPTGPALNPARDLMPRLLHHLLPTSVLGEHKGDSKWWYAWVPVVAPILAGLLAVYLFKALYL, encoded by the coding sequence ATGAATGATTTTCTAAAAGAAGCGTTCACCAGTGAATGGCTTTTGAAATACCTCACTGAGTTGTTCGCGACTGCTTTTCTTGTAGCACTTGGTAATGGTGCTGTTGCCAACGTTGAGCTTACAGGAACAAAAGGTAACAAATCTGGTTGGATTGTTATCGCTTTTGGTTATGGTTTTGGTGTTATGATGCCAGCCCTTATGTTTGGTGATGTTTCTGGTAACCACATCAACCCTGCTTTCACACTTGGACTTGCTGCATCTGGATTGTTCTCATGGGTAGGCGTTCCTGGATACCTTATTGCACAACTTCTCGGTGCCTTCCTAGGTCAAGCTATTGTGGTTTGGGTTCACCAACCTTACTATGCACAAACTGAGAATCCTAACAATATTCTTGGGACCTTCTCAACTATCTCAGCAGTTGACGATCATGATGACACTCCAGAAAATCGTAATCGTGCCTGTGCCAATGGTTTTGTCAACGAGTTTGCAGGATCATTCCTCCTCTTCTTTGGTGCCCTTGCCTTGACAAACAACTACTTTGGTCACAAGCTTGCACAACAAGCTGTTGCTGCTGGTTACACTAAAGAAATGGTTGATGGACAATTCCATGGATCGCTTGAAACAGCCCACATCGGTGTTGGTTTCTTGGTTGCTGCTTTGGTACTTTCATTCGGTGGACCTACTGGACCAGCCCTTAACCCAGCTCGTGACTTGATGCCACGTCTTCTTCACCACCTCTTGCCAACATCAGTTCTTGGTGAGCACAAAGGTGATTCTAAATGGTGGTACGCTTGGGTTCCAGTTGTAGCGCCAATCCTTGCAGGACTTTTGGCTGTATACTTGTTTAAAGCTCTCTACCTTTAA
- a CDS encoding ComC/BlpC family leader-containing pheromone/bacteriocin: MANNTINNFETLDNHALEQVVGGSGWMDYINGFLKGFGGQRTLPTKDYNIPQA, encoded by the coding sequence ATGGCTAACAATACGATTAATAACTTTGAAACACTTGATAACCACGCTCTTGAACAAGTCGTAGGTGGAAGTGGGTGGATGGATTATATAAATGGTTTCCTAAAAGGATTCGGAGGGCAAAGAACGCTTCCAACAAAAGACTATAACATTCCTCAAGCTTAG
- a CDS encoding bacteriocin class II family protein, whose translation MATQTIENFNTLDLETLASVEGGGCSWGGFAKQGVATGVGNGLRLGIKTRTWQGAVAGAAGGAIVGGVGYGATCWW comes from the coding sequence ATGGCAACTCAAACAATTGAAAACTTTAACACCCTCGACCTTGAAACACTTGCTAGTGTTGAAGGTGGTGGATGTAGCTGGGGAGGTTTTGCTAAACAAGGAGTAGCTACAGGAGTTGGTAATGGTTTACGACTAGGTATCAAAACACGTACTTGGCAAGGTGCTGTCGCAGGAGCAGCTGGAGGTGCTATCGTAGGTGGTGTTGGTTATGGAGCAACATGCTGGTGGTGA
- a CDS encoding bacteriocin immunity protein: MKGLKWFAGGKERQEQAVAIIDEVIETIGDKPDYADLKQVLHSYRTELADSRSATPYILSRMSLEISKVVRKDQLTLSPCIEERMAELRKLLAIRYGY, translated from the coding sequence ATGAAAGGACTTAAATGGTTTGCAGGAGGCAAAGAGAGACAAGAACAAGCAGTAGCTATCATCGATGAGGTAATTGAAACTATTGGAGATAAGCCAGATTATGCTGATTTGAAGCAGGTCCTGCACTCCTACCGAACGGAACTTGCAGACTCTCGTTCAGCCACTCCCTATATCTTAAGCAGGATGTCACTGGAAATATCCAAAGTGGTCAGAAAAGACCAGCTAACCTTGTCTCCCTGTATCGAGGAGCGAATGGCAGAGTTGCGAAAATTGCTAGCGATTCGTTATGGCTATTGA
- a CDS encoding thioredoxin family protein, which yields MKKRTLTLWLMSSALLLNLSVGTALADEVVETGADNSPKVEATESTPVEQPSDSQEQSLPEDKEAPAATESVTLAESEEETANDIPAVSREEYDANVADLPKISLDDVRNAFTEDGQAHTIYFGRGTCYYCRQFSPELKVLNQLMDGRLEYYDIDREDFDRNYVFGEIGIPGTPTLLYLENGQLLSGWVGGGPAQTVYDHLASSSPRFMTLNQEQTTISEPQTKTVRPTRVTEESTKEKSLPTVQPQPMSTVQKELNAQTGQMAPMTDKVADTKEFPKTNDGEQSLVSFVGALAILASLMLALRYYIK from the coding sequence ATGAAAAAAAGGACATTAACGCTATGGCTGATGAGTTCAGCCTTGTTACTGAATCTATCGGTAGGAACTGCTTTAGCGGATGAGGTGGTAGAAACGGGAGCTGATAATTCTCCAAAGGTTGAAGCAACCGAATCTACTCCAGTAGAACAACCATCAGATAGTCAGGAGCAGTCGCTTCCTGAAGATAAAGAGGCACCAGCAGCGACTGAATCAGTAACCTTGGCTGAGTCTGAGGAGGAGACTGCAAATGATATCCCAGCAGTATCTCGTGAGGAATACGACGCTAATGTTGCTGATTTACCTAAAATAAGTTTAGATGATGTGCGTAATGCCTTTACCGAGGATGGTCAGGCACATACGATTTATTTTGGACGTGGAACCTGTTACTATTGTCGTCAATTTTCACCAGAGTTGAAGGTCTTGAACCAACTGATGGATGGTCGTTTAGAGTATTACGATATAGATCGTGAGGATTTTGACCGAAACTATGTGTTTGGTGAGATTGGTATTCCAGGTACACCTACACTACTTTATCTGGAAAATGGTCAGCTATTATCAGGATGGGTTGGTGGTGGACCTGCTCAAACAGTTTATGACCATTTAGCCAGCTCTAGTCCACGTTTTATGACTTTGAATCAGGAACAAACAACCATCTCTGAACCTCAAACTAAAACTGTTCGTCCTACACGAGTAACCGAAGAGAGTACGAAAGAGAAATCTTTGCCAACTGTTCAACCACAGCCGATGTCAACGGTTCAGAAGGAACTGAACGCTCAAACAGGGCAAATGGCACCAATGACTGATAAAGTAGCAGACACAAAAGAATTCCCTAAAACAAATGACGGTGAGCAATCACTTGTCTCTTTTGTGGGGGCATTAGCAATCTTAGCTTCACTCATGTTAGCACTGAGATATTATATTAAATAG
- a CDS encoding Blp family class II bacteriocin, with amino-acid sequence MATQTIENFNTLDLETLASVEGGGCSWRGAGGAAAQGAIGGAIAGAFGGNVVLPVVGSVPGWVGGGALGGVGGTVAYGATCWWS; translated from the coding sequence ATGGCAACTCAAACAATTGAAAACTTTAACACCCTTGACCTCGAAACACTTGCTAGTGTTGAAGGAGGTGGATGTAGTTGGAGAGGCGCAGGTGGAGCGGCTGCTCAAGGAGCTATCGGAGGAGCTATCGCAGGAGCGTTTGGAGGTAATGTAGTTTTACCAGTTGTAGGCTCAGTTCCTGGTTGGGTCGGTGGTGGTGCTCTAGGTGGTGTAGGTGGTACTGTTGCCTATGGAGCAACCTGCTGGTGGAGCTAA